From a single Cytophagales bacterium WSM2-2 genomic region:
- the trx2 gene encoding thioredoxin-2, whose translation MGKTMELTDSNFDEIIKSEKPVLVDFWAEWCGPCKMIGPVVEELAGDYEGKAVVAKLNVDENPQVTARFGVRSIPTLLVFKNGQIVDKQIGAVHKSVLASKLQAHVA comes from the coding sequence ATGGGAAAAACAATGGAACTCACCGACTCAAACTTTGACGAAATAATTAAAAGCGAAAAACCAGTATTGGTTGACTTCTGGGCTGAATGGTGCGGTCCTTGTAAGATGATCGGCCCGGTGGTAGAAGAGCTGGCAGGCGATTACGAAGGTAAAGCGGTAGTTGCAAAATTGAACGTTGATGAAAACCCCCAGGTAACGGCTCGTTTTGGCGTTCGGTCAATTCCTACGCTTTTGGTCTTCAAAAATGGCCAGATCGTTGACAAACAAATCGGTGCAGTACATAAATCAGTGCTTGCTTCCAAGTTGCAAGCTCACGTAGCTTAA
- a CDS encoding dehydrogenase gives MESIAIIGTGIAGMGCGHFLHREYDIEFYEQNDYIGGHTNTVYVEEDGKSIPIDTGFIVFNNETYPNLVKLFNKLNVEVKPTNMSFSVQHVPTGLEYGSQHLFAQRKNYFSPAYVKMLFQIKRFYREAEEVLMDERFASYSLSDYIKERKYSEAFVYKYIVPMSSALWSTPTDITLQYPVRALVQFFKNHGLLGINTQVQWYTVHNGSWQYRDKLVAPFKHKIHTRRGVKRIYRENDGVRVVASDGSEKTFDKVILACHADQALRIIADPTHQESQLLRNFQYQKNIATLHSDESIMPKIRPVWSAWNYRVENVKGEITATTIYDMNILQNVSQKKNYFVSINDPGKVDLTKIIKMIEYEHPIFTPATARAQGDLHSLNDNGTTYFCGSYFRFGFHEDAFTSAANLCGKLLKRSPWEVRNPKLELVS, from the coding sequence ATGGAATCAATTGCGATCATCGGAACCGGAATAGCCGGCATGGGCTGCGGACATTTTCTGCACAGAGAATATGACATCGAGTTTTATGAACAAAACGATTATATCGGTGGACACACAAACACGGTGTATGTGGAAGAAGACGGGAAGTCCATTCCTATCGATACCGGGTTTATCGTGTTCAACAATGAGACCTATCCCAACCTGGTGAAGCTCTTCAATAAATTGAATGTGGAAGTTAAACCGACAAACATGTCATTCAGTGTGCAGCATGTTCCCACCGGACTTGAATATGGGAGTCAGCATTTGTTTGCTCAACGGAAGAACTACTTCAGCCCGGCTTATGTGAAAATGCTTTTTCAAATCAAACGATTTTATCGCGAGGCAGAAGAAGTACTAATGGACGAACGATTTGCCTCGTATTCCCTTAGCGATTACATCAAAGAAAGGAAATACAGCGAGGCCTTTGTTTATAAGTACATCGTGCCGATGAGCTCTGCACTTTGGTCTACACCAACGGATATCACTTTGCAATATCCTGTTCGTGCACTAGTTCAATTTTTTAAGAATCATGGATTGCTTGGCATCAATACACAAGTTCAATGGTATACTGTTCACAACGGAAGCTGGCAATACCGCGACAAGCTTGTCGCACCTTTCAAGCATAAGATTCACACACGAAGAGGTGTGAAAAGAATTTACAGGGAAAATGATGGTGTGAGAGTTGTTGCTTCAGACGGATCGGAAAAAACCTTTGACAAAGTAATTCTGGCATGCCATGCTGACCAGGCCCTTCGGATCATTGCAGATCCAACGCACCAGGAGAGTCAACTGCTCCGGAATTTCCAATATCAAAAGAACATAGCTACACTTCATTCAGATGAAAGCATTATGCCGAAGATCCGACCGGTATGGTCTGCCTGGAATTATCGGGTGGAAAATGTGAAAGGAGAGATCACTGCGACCACCATCTATGACATGAACATTTTGCAGAATGTTTCACAAAAGAAAAATTACTTCGTGTCGATCAATGACCCGGGCAAAGTAGATCTAACGAAGATCATCAAGATGATTGAGTACGAACATCCGATATTCACACCTGCCACCGCCAGGGCGCAGGGCGATCTTCATTCGCTCAATGATAATGGTACAACTTATTTCTGTGGAAGCTATTTCCGTTTCGGGTTTCATGAAGATGCATTCACCAGTGCCGCGAATCTTTGCGGAAAACTACTGAAAAGAAGTCCCTGGGAAGTCAGGAATCCAAAATTGGAACTTGTTTCGTAA
- a CDS encoding membrane protein gives MSFLGLIGLSVAQNSADIKPRKRGEIYFSWGYNRDWYSKSDIHVFRNDPDPSKSYDFMLFDATAHDKPDFWRYWYLDRLTIPQYDMTFGYFLGNKKDIGFEISWNHLKYVVTDWQNVHMKGQIHGTPIDRVAPLDPDTLHLQHTNGNNYLLFNVVKRQNLINYHNIQLSAIGKVGAGPLISYTIDTILGDNDPGYFHYHGWVAAVGIGVRATFLKYAFIQTDMQGAFANYTNTKIGHEHLGNVRHHFYSLQWTWEAGFLIPVGKR, from the coding sequence GTGTCTTTTCTCGGGTTGATCGGACTTTCTGTGGCACAAAATTCAGCCGACATTAAGCCGCGCAAGCGTGGCGAAATCTATTTTTCATGGGGCTATAACCGCGATTGGTATTCCAAGAGCGACATCCATGTGTTCAGAAATGATCCTGACCCATCCAAGAGCTACGACTTCATGTTATTTGATGCTACGGCTCACGACAAACCTGATTTCTGGCGCTACTGGTACCTGGACCGATTGACCATCCCACAGTATGACATGACATTCGGTTATTTTTTGGGGAACAAAAAAGACATCGGGTTTGAAATATCCTGGAATCACCTGAAGTATGTGGTCACGGACTGGCAGAATGTGCACATGAAAGGGCAAATTCACGGAACACCTATCGACCGCGTGGCACCTTTGGATCCTGACACGCTACACCTGCAACATACGAATGGAAATAATTATCTGCTCTTTAATGTGGTGAAGCGGCAAAATCTCATCAACTACCATAATATACAGTTAAGTGCCATTGGCAAAGTAGGTGCTGGCCCCTTGATCTCATACACTATCGACACTATCCTTGGAGATAATGACCCCGGCTACTTCCACTACCACGGTTGGGTGGCTGCTGTTGGTATTGGCGTAAGAGCTACTTTTCTTAAATACGCATTTATCCAAACCGACATGCAGGGAGCTTTTGCCAATTACACTAATACCAAAATTGGCCACGAGCATTTAGGCAATGTGAGGCATCACTTCTATTCGCTGCAATGGACGTGGGAAGCCGGATTCCTTATTCCCGTTGGCAAGCGCTAA
- the cfa_1 gene encoding cyclopropane-fatty-acyl-phospholipid synthase: MSSVTLSLTKRQSFYETVFVNLFSQMKKGRLEVQRYDGRDFYFGEGNEVKANIRITNSSFFTKCALYGDIGFAESYIDGDWHTDSISNVITWFILNLNSNPVLTGKGLSKYSSNFFKFINKIYHTTRENTISGSKKNITEHYDLGNDFYHLFLDKTMTYSSAIFRSPESSLEEAQAEKYDRLCRSLKLQSTDHLLEIGSGWGGMALHAAKNYGCKVTTVTISEEQFKYAKSLFEKEGLTNRVEILLQDYRMITGRYDKIVSIEMLEAVGHKYLPVFFSKCNELLKENGSLALQVITSQDKRYAEFRKDVDFIQKHIFPGSQTPSLAAIHAAVNKVSDFGLFDMKDIGLHYARTLRLWFDSFNEKLAEVKKLGMDDRFIRKWNYYLQYCEAIFKERHISVVQLIYTRPNNMTI, encoded by the coding sequence ATGTCTTCAGTAACACTTTCATTAACCAAACGCCAATCGTTCTACGAAACAGTCTTTGTCAACTTGTTTAGCCAAATGAAAAAAGGACGCCTCGAAGTACAAAGATATGACGGCCGTGATTTTTACTTTGGCGAAGGAAATGAAGTGAAAGCAAACATTCGCATCACCAATTCCTCATTCTTTACCAAATGCGCCCTTTATGGTGACATCGGTTTTGCCGAATCATACATCGATGGAGACTGGCATACCGACAGCATTTCCAACGTGATCACCTGGTTTATTCTCAATCTCAATAGTAATCCTGTTCTCACAGGCAAAGGACTGAGCAAGTACAGCTCCAATTTTTTTAAGTTCATTAATAAAATTTACCACACCACCCGGGAGAACACTATCTCCGGATCAAAGAAAAACATAACCGAGCACTACGATCTGGGAAATGATTTTTATCACCTTTTCCTGGACAAGACCATGACCTATTCCAGTGCGATTTTTAGATCTCCGGAAAGTTCACTCGAAGAAGCGCAAGCGGAGAAGTACGACCGTCTTTGCAGGAGCTTGAAACTGCAATCCACAGATCACCTTCTTGAGATCGGTAGCGGGTGGGGAGGTATGGCTCTGCATGCGGCCAAAAACTATGGGTGTAAAGTGACTACGGTGACGATCTCGGAGGAACAGTTCAAGTATGCGAAATCACTTTTTGAAAAAGAGGGATTGACCAACCGCGTTGAAATTCTGCTCCAGGACTACCGGATGATTACCGGTCGTTATGACAAAATTGTGTCGATTGAAATGCTGGAAGCAGTAGGGCACAAATACTTGCCTGTGTTCTTCAGTAAGTGCAATGAACTTCTGAAAGAAAACGGAAGCCTGGCACTACAAGTGATTACTTCACAAGATAAGCGTTACGCAGAATTCCGTAAGGATGTTGACTTCATCCAAAAGCATATTTTCCCCGGTTCCCAAACTCCTTCGTTAGCTGCCATTCATGCGGCTGTAAATAAGGTTTCCGATTTCGGTTTGTTTGACATGAAAGATATCGGGCTTCATTATGCCCGGACACTCCGGTTGTGGTTCGACTCATTCAATGAGAAACTGGCTGAAGTAAAAAAACTTGGAATGGATGACCGGTTCATCCGCAAATGGAACTATTACTTGCAATACTGCGAAGCCATTTTCAAGGAACGCCATATTTCAGTGGTGCAGCTGATTTACACCCGACCCAACAATATGACGATTTAA
- the cfa_2 gene encoding cyclopropane-fatty-acyl-phospholipid synthase, with product MNEERLDNLELQHGKLMAFVDELKASPVAVETKAANEQHYEVPTRFFQLVLGKNLKYSSGYWRHSGVSFDQSEDEMLQLTCDRAELKDGQRILECGCGWGSLSLYMAARYPKSNITGVSNSKTQKIFIDEEARKRGLTNLTIITSDMNMFQTEEKFDRIVSVEMFEHMRNYQSLMQRLSGFLNHSGKMFIHIFTHQYLSYFYEVKDESDWMSKYFFTGGIMPSDHLLLYFSDHFKIEKHWRVNGQHYQRTSEAWLSNMDKNKTEILNLFSGTYGEENKIKWWVYWRVFFMACAELWGFRNGNEWFVSHYLFQKR from the coding sequence TTGAACGAGGAACGTTTGGATAATCTCGAACTCCAGCACGGAAAACTGATGGCATTTGTCGATGAATTGAAAGCAAGCCCGGTGGCTGTGGAGACAAAAGCTGCTAACGAACAGCACTACGAAGTGCCAACGCGATTTTTTCAATTGGTGTTGGGCAAAAACTTAAAGTATAGCAGTGGTTACTGGCGCCACTCTGGTGTTTCTTTCGACCAGTCAGAGGACGAGATGCTTCAGTTGACCTGCGACAGGGCGGAGCTGAAAGATGGGCAGCGTATACTGGAGTGCGGTTGTGGTTGGGGATCGTTGTCTTTGTATATGGCTGCCCGTTATCCAAAAAGTAATATCACCGGTGTTTCCAATTCCAAGACTCAAAAAATATTCATTGACGAAGAAGCAAGGAAACGCGGACTGACCAACCTGACGATTATCACCTCTGACATGAATATGTTTCAAACGGAAGAGAAGTTTGATCGCATTGTTTCCGTAGAAATGTTTGAACACATGCGCAATTACCAGTCTCTGATGCAGCGGCTGTCCGGTTTTCTGAATCACAGTGGGAAAATGTTCATTCACATATTCACTCATCAATACCTGAGCTATTTCTATGAAGTGAAAGACGAGAGTGACTGGATGTCGAAGTATTTTTTTACCGGTGGCATTATGCCGAGCGATCACCTGCTGCTTTACTTCTCCGATCACTTCAAAATTGAGAAGCATTGGCGTGTCAATGGCCAGCATTACCAAAGGACTTCAGAGGCCTGGCTTTCGAATATGGATAAAAACAAGACCGAGATACTGAATTTATTCTCCGGGACGTATGGCGAGGAGAACAAGATTAAGTGGTGGGTTTATTGGAGAGTGTTTTTTATGGCTTGTGCGGAACTGTGGGGTTTCAGGAATGGCAATGAATGGTTTGTAAGTCATTATTTATTTCAAAAAAGATAA
- a CDS encoding DUF1365 domain-containing protein, protein MFYLDLDEVALLNRKFKLFSRNRLNWFAFRDKDHLHWPVENGRNQKPTRKNIEAYLSDQGVTQPIKRIMLLTNVAVFGYSFNPISFYLCFGENDQPVCSVAEVCNTHGEMKLYLLNSTTLNDGVFRRMVAKYFYVSPFAGLDSTFDFIFKIPGEFMHMRVDDYQDGKRFLLSSLTGKRKEFKDSYLFWYGIRFPLIPLRIIMLIYWQAFLLYLKRVPFQRKNFNVHLQRETYHYK, encoded by the coding sequence ATGTTCTATTTAGACCTGGATGAAGTAGCTCTTCTTAACAGAAAATTCAAATTATTTAGCCGCAACAGACTCAACTGGTTCGCCTTTCGTGACAAAGATCATTTACACTGGCCGGTGGAAAATGGACGAAATCAAAAACCGACTCGCAAAAATATCGAGGCATATCTCTCGGACCAGGGTGTGACTCAACCCATAAAACGCATCATGCTGTTGACCAATGTGGCGGTATTCGGCTATTCGTTCAACCCGATTTCATTTTATCTGTGCTTCGGAGAGAATGATCAACCCGTTTGTTCCGTAGCAGAAGTTTGCAACACGCATGGAGAAATGAAATTGTATTTGTTGAACTCAACCACGCTCAACGATGGAGTATTTCGCCGGATGGTGGCAAAATACTTTTATGTATCTCCATTTGCCGGACTTGACTCCACATTCGACTTCATCTTCAAAATACCAGGGGAGTTCATGCATATGCGTGTGGATGACTACCAAGATGGAAAGCGGTTTTTACTGAGCTCACTGACGGGAAAGAGAAAGGAGTTTAAAGACTCATACTTGTTTTGGTATGGAATCCGTTTTCCGTTGATCCCTTTAAGAATAATCATGTTAATCTATTGGCAAGCGTTCTTGTTGTACTTGAAACGAGTGCCGTTCCAACGCAAGAATTTCAACGTGCACTTGCAGAGAGAAACCTATCATTACAAATAA
- a CDS encoding membrane protein yields MFFAKLFSLMTTGAVLLLVLFTVTWLIQLKTKNAAIVDSVWALSFPLLAVIYFIKTESNPLRNGMLLIMVLVWGMRLASYLFVRTLHHPEDVRYTALREQWGSRQHWLMLRFFYFQAILALLLSFPFAVVMLNPSAEISLFEISGTGLWFIAVIGESIADTQLKKFKENPASKGKICQDGLWNYSRHPNYFFEWLVWVSYFIFAVGSPWGWISISSVILILFFLLKVTGIPYTEQQMLKSRGQVFVEYQKSTSAFIPLPKKKL; encoded by the coding sequence ATGTTTTTTGCAAAACTCTTTTCCCTGATGACCACCGGTGCTGTGCTATTACTGGTACTATTCACGGTAACCTGGTTGATTCAATTGAAAACAAAAAATGCAGCTATCGTGGACAGCGTTTGGGCGTTGAGCTTTCCACTTCTTGCAGTTATCTATTTTATTAAGACAGAATCGAATCCACTACGGAATGGTATGCTTCTGATCATGGTGCTGGTTTGGGGGATGCGCCTCGCTTCCTATTTATTTGTTCGCACATTACATCACCCGGAAGATGTTCGATATACAGCTCTTCGCGAGCAGTGGGGTAGCCGCCAGCATTGGCTGATGCTCCGTTTTTTTTATTTCCAGGCTATCCTCGCATTACTGTTGTCGTTTCCTTTCGCGGTAGTGATGCTTAACCCTTCCGCTGAAATCAGTCTCTTTGAAATCAGCGGTACCGGACTTTGGTTCATCGCGGTCATCGGAGAGAGTATAGCCGATACCCAGCTCAAAAAATTTAAAGAAAATCCTGCAAGCAAGGGGAAGATCTGCCAGGACGGTCTATGGAATTATTCACGCCACCCGAATTATTTTTTCGAATGGCTTGTGTGGGTATCGTATTTCATTTTTGCTGTTGGCTCTCCATGGGGGTGGATAAGTATTAGCAGTGTCATCCTTATTTTATTTTTTCTTTTGAAAGTGACAGGAATCCCATACACGGAACAACAGATGTTAAAATCACGAGGGCAGGTTTTTGTAGAGTACCAGAAGTCGACCTCGGCATTTATTCCTTTACCGAAAAAGAAATTATAA
- a CDS encoding ABC transporter permease codes for MNEPPKLASRFLAWYCPASLREGIEGDLFEKFEADRSEMSKRRAQLNYWGNVIRFFRPGIILRNKFRNPLFQNFMLKNYLKTAFRSLWRAKAHTSINVFGLALGIGCCVLISLFVRDEMTFDRFHTKADRIYRVYGREDWGEKQQFFYTTTPFPMGPALKSNLPEVEAYVRINALGTQVKIGQSQFNENVTIGGQSFFDVFDFEIISGNREALKGQSHVVLSEQMAKKYFGDADPINKTISIQLGEKFEDFTVKTVVKNIPTNSSIQFDILISDLNYPKLYNERILTSAWFNIGPATYLLLQKGSTGSSVEKKFPAIFRTLLGEEDFTKSKYAPGLQPLTDIHLDTNFPRGNVPVSNPKYSYILAAIAVLILLIACINFVTLSVGRSIQRAKEVGIRKVVGAMRRQLVTQFIGEAVIVTLIALLIGLGLSALNLPIFNDLAGKQLAFKMDQFLWLVIGALLLIVGMISGSYPAFVLSAFKPAAILKSGQAGSSKQGVRKILVGTQLVLSVFLISSTLLMRQQLQYLQNKDMGFDKEQLACMQLNVPRASGGLAARVSAGFEKAERFKAELGKFPDIIGACATIHDFGNGNWVNVGYTDDKKVYRTFNINVIDDKYVPTMKLDMVAGRNFSDANPSDKRRSVLVNEAFVKAYGWADPIGKKIPGKDFPDHEIIGVVKDFNYASLYNKVDPLVMVEDASIILKGIENIDFDAPPIPKLMVRIKPGNMAATLDQLKTVWNKINGEEEFSISFVDQTMAKQYRNDQNLGKMVSIAALLAVVIGSLGLYALASLAMQNRTKEISIRKVMGASEQSLFYLLSKEYLLLVVLCLAVSVPITWYLMSSWLSTFVYRVNITASVFVLAGIISLLIALSTISYQLFKTVWTNPVKNLKYE; via the coding sequence ATGAATGAGCCCCCAAAGCTGGCTTCGCGTTTTTTAGCATGGTATTGCCCGGCATCGTTGAGAGAAGGCATTGAGGGCGACCTGTTTGAAAAATTTGAAGCCGATCGATCAGAAATGAGCAAGCGTAGAGCGCAACTGAATTATTGGGGAAACGTGATCCGGTTTTTCCGCCCAGGAATTATTTTAAGAAACAAATTTAGAAATCCATTATTCCAGAATTTTATGCTGAAGAATTATTTGAAGACCGCTTTCCGTTCGCTTTGGCGGGCCAAGGCTCACACATCTATTAATGTGTTTGGACTTGCACTAGGGATAGGTTGCTGTGTCCTCATTTCATTGTTTGTCCGTGATGAAATGACCTTTGATCGATTCCATACAAAAGCAGACCGCATCTATCGCGTCTACGGTCGGGAAGATTGGGGTGAAAAGCAACAATTCTTTTATACGACCACACCATTTCCGATGGGTCCGGCATTAAAGAGTAATTTACCTGAAGTGGAGGCTTACGTCAGAATCAATGCCCTTGGTACGCAGGTGAAAATCGGGCAAAGTCAGTTTAATGAAAATGTCACTATTGGAGGGCAGTCTTTCTTTGACGTCTTTGATTTTGAAATTATTTCCGGAAACCGTGAAGCACTGAAAGGACAGAGCCATGTAGTTCTGAGCGAACAGATGGCAAAAAAATATTTTGGTGATGCAGACCCTATCAACAAAACGATATCGATTCAGCTCGGGGAGAAGTTCGAAGATTTTACTGTAAAGACGGTGGTCAAGAACATTCCTACCAATTCCAGTATTCAATTTGATATTCTCATATCTGATCTTAATTATCCCAAGCTTTACAACGAACGTATCCTTACTTCCGCATGGTTCAATATCGGTCCAGCGACTTATCTTCTCCTTCAAAAAGGATCGACCGGATCGTCAGTTGAAAAAAAATTCCCTGCCATATTCCGGACCTTGCTTGGCGAAGAAGATTTTACCAAGAGTAAGTATGCCCCCGGACTTCAGCCGCTAACAGACATTCACCTGGATACAAATTTTCCTCGAGGCAATGTTCCGGTAAGCAACCCGAAGTACTCGTACATCCTCGCGGCAATTGCAGTATTGATTCTACTCATAGCATGCATCAATTTTGTGACACTTTCAGTGGGCAGGTCAATACAACGTGCCAAGGAAGTTGGTATTCGTAAAGTGGTTGGAGCCATGCGCAGACAACTTGTTACCCAGTTCATTGGCGAGGCTGTTATAGTGACGTTGATCGCTCTTTTAATAGGGCTTGGCTTGAGTGCTCTTAACCTGCCGATCTTCAACGACCTCGCAGGAAAGCAGCTCGCCTTTAAAATGGACCAATTCTTATGGTTGGTGATTGGCGCCCTGTTGTTGATCGTTGGGATGATCTCCGGAAGCTATCCGGCATTTGTACTTTCTGCGTTCAAACCGGCTGCCATTTTGAAATCAGGACAAGCCGGAAGTTCAAAACAGGGTGTGCGGAAGATTTTAGTAGGCACGCAACTGGTGTTGTCTGTGTTTCTGATTTCGAGCACGTTACTTATGCGTCAACAGCTTCAGTATTTGCAAAATAAAGATATGGGCTTTGATAAAGAACAACTCGCTTGTATGCAGCTCAATGTGCCAAGAGCCTCGGGTGGACTTGCTGCCAGAGTATCTGCAGGATTTGAGAAAGCGGAAAGATTTAAAGCGGAGCTTGGCAAATTTCCGGACATCATCGGTGCTTGTGCGACTATTCATGATTTTGGAAACGGCAATTGGGTGAACGTAGGCTATACTGATGACAAAAAAGTGTACCGCACATTTAACATTAATGTCATCGATGACAAGTACGTTCCTACGATGAAACTTGATATGGTAGCCGGAAGAAATTTCTCTGACGCTAACCCATCCGATAAAAGAAGATCAGTATTGGTAAACGAGGCTTTTGTTAAAGCGTATGGCTGGGCAGATCCTATCGGAAAGAAAATTCCAGGGAAGGATTTCCCGGATCATGAGATCATCGGGGTTGTAAAGGATTTTAATTACGCTTCACTTTACAATAAGGTTGATCCATTGGTCATGGTTGAAGACGCTTCCATTATTCTTAAAGGAATTGAAAACATTGACTTTGATGCCCCGCCTATTCCGAAACTGATGGTCCGCATTAAACCCGGTAATATGGCCGCCACTTTGGATCAGCTAAAGACTGTCTGGAACAAGATTAATGGAGAAGAAGAATTTTCGATTTCTTTCGTTGATCAAACCATGGCAAAGCAATATCGCAATGATCAGAACCTGGGTAAGATGGTAAGTATTGCAGCGTTGCTGGCCGTTGTTATAGGAAGTCTTGGATTATATGCTCTTGCCTCTCTTGCGATGCAGAATCGCACGAAAGAGATCAGCATTCGAAAGGTGATGGGTGCTTCAGAGCAATCGCTTTTCTACTTGCTGTCAAAAGAATATTTATTGCTGGTGGTTCTGTGTCTGGCGGTTTCTGTACCGATCACGTGGTACCTGATGTCCAGCTGGCTGTCTACGTTTGTGTATCGCGTGAATATTACTGCGAGTGTCTTTGTGTTAGCAGGAATAATTTCACTTCTGATTGCTTTATCAACGATAAGCTATCAATTATTCAAAACGGTTTGGACTAACCCGGTGAAAAACCTGAAGTACGAGTAA